A segment of the Candida albicans SC5314 chromosome 2, complete sequence genome:
cctttgACAATTGTGCAGCTTGTTTCACATTGAACCCGTTGGATAAGAAATCGGTGGtttcttccaattccaaACCAGCAGTATCTGGTAAcaagaaataaacaaagaaaaatgcAATAAAACATAATCCAGCaaagaatgaaaatgtCCCAGTTGGGGTTATATTTTCCAACATTGTCAAGAATGTCGAAGCAATTACCAATGAACCAGCCCAATTTGTACATGCAGCATACATTGCCCCAATGGAACGTACATTGACATCTGAAAACAATTCAACACCCACCCATGCAGCATTACCAATACCTATGGCATAAGAAGCAACATACAATATCATTCCTATAATCACAACAATCCCCCAACCATTAATACCTCTAGATACAACTGTACCAGTACTGAAATCAACATTCAAATAATGGAAGGCAACAGCACAGACAATTAATGAGATACACATGCATGGCATTCCTACCAataaaattcttcttctaccaactttatcaataatacaAATGGCTATCCCTGTAAACACGAAATTTGTGGcagcaataataatagaaacAGCTGTAGCGTTATGGAAACCAATAGTTTCAAAAATGGTTGCACTGAAATacattaatgaattaaacCCAGTGAATTGTTGTATACCTTGTAAACCACATGCAAGTATCAAAGCTCTAAAATTTCCTGGAGTAGTGTGAATAATCTTGATCGATTTCCATGCCTTTTGTAAAGGTCCATTACCTGGGACAGTTGAATCAGAGGCAATCATTTCATCAATAGTAGCATTTACAAATTCATCTGAAGGATCAACGTGTACTTTTCTCAAAACTTGTCTTGCCTTTTCAAAGTTCCCATTCATCACGTAAAATCTTGGTGTATCTGGtaaaaaccaaaataaaacaaattgtaAAACTGGTGGTACCATACATAAACCAACAGATACTCTCCAACCATGACTTACTCTTGTAAGACCCCAATTTATGAAATAAGCTATTAATTGACCCCCAGTAATAAATATGACATTGGTAACAATTAATCTACCACGATATTTAGCAGGAGCTAATTCTGAAATCATTAAAGGAGCAATCAATGATGCAATACCAACACCCCAACCTAAAACAAATCGCCCGGCTATCATAGTCCACACAGTACGAGCAGCCAATTGTATTATTGTCCCCACAACGAAAATGATATTTGAGCCCAATAAAACTCTACGTCTACCAATCAAATTTGCTAATacaccaccaacaacagcaCCAAGAAGAGCTCCTAACGATGTGGCAGAAGttataaattctttttcaccTGATGTTAGAATTTTGTTAGATAAATCTGTACCAATTTGAACTAATGCTGAAGATATATAACCAGTATCGTACCCAAACATAAATccagaaattgatgatgcaAGTGTTAATACAAGTACCATTTTCGATGGACGAGATTCTGATTCAGATATCTGAACCGAGGATGTTTCCATAGTACCATGATTAGTGGTTTCACGTAGCAACCCTTTAGCAGAAGACGTTGATGAAACAACTGATGATTTTGAGCTATTGACTTCATTTTCTAACACACTGGGGGTAGCTTTTGATTGTGTATTATTGGTTGAACTTcccatcttttttttaaaaaattccCTCAAATCAATACACttttaaaaaacaaaaaaaaaacaaaattaataataatgaaacttAAAAAACTGAAACTATGACGATAGTAGCAATAATGACTGAATATATTTAAAGTTAGGTATCTAGAAAACCgttgataaaaataaataagcaagaaaagaaaagataataatgtcagttaaaataaaataaaagaaaagaaaacacaACAAAAGTGATcaataaaagtaaaaaaaaatttaagaataatttttttcgGCGAAGATGAAAGGGAAAGGGAAAGGgaaaaaaaggagaaaAATTGcatatttaaataatcGACAATTTGTTGAGAGAGAATGGGTGTAAGAGGGTCATTTGGTGGGAGGGGTACATACTACTTTTTAGACTCAAGTGGGGGTTTCTTTATAAATGGTGTTACTTGctatattatattaaatTCTAGAAAATTCTACATATACattattcaacaatagTCTGTTCAAAAATGgcaaaatatcaaaaccGGGCATTACTTTCTTGaattataaaatcaatcaaagaCACCCCGGAGGAGACAAAGGATCGAATTGTATAGAAATTCGAcggggaaaaaaaaaaaaaaaacgaaacTTTCGGCgagaaataaaaaaaattcaccTGTAAATTCGCCAGAAGagtaaaaaacaaaaaggtCGTGTTGCCGATGataactttttcatttctacAAATAAGAAGAGAAGAGGAGAGATCAGATAAATCTGAACTGAACTGAACTGAACTGAACTGAACTGaactaaaataaaattctgTACAAATGTTAGTGTAAAAACCACCAACACCACTCTAAaagaatcaattattgCTTACAATTTATAGTTTTAAATACTTTAATATTCGTatattacttttttttaagaattttttttttctgtttatCAAGGTTttcatttatataattaactttagaaaaaaagaaaacaaaatataaaaaaaacaaattctttttaCAGATTAAAGAAACCCCATTATGGActtcaaaaattaatttttttcttctttgtaaTGACTGAAAAATCTACTTCCATCTTAAATCTTCCCCTATCTATCATGCTCAActaaaatttatttctttggtGGGTCGAATCTGAATTTTCTGTTCTTGATTGGAGTCCATTTGAATCTCTTGACCCAGATGGATAACAAGTACAATGAAGAAAGGACAACAAGAGCTTTCAAACCCCATTTCTTTCTGTCATCATGTTCTGGTTCAGAAGCCCAGTTCAAGAAAGTACTGACATCTTTAGCCATTTGAGAGGTGGTAGCCGGAGTACCATCTTCGTATTCAACCAAGTCATCAAACAAAACTCTACCCATAGCAATAGCACCACCTGGGAAGTAAGGGTTATAGTTGGAACCTTCTGGTAACACAACACCCGCTGGTGGTTCATCTGGGTAACCAGTCAACAAGGAGAAGATATAATCACTTCCACCGTGTCTGGCTTTCACAATCAATGACAAATCTGGTGGATAAGCACCTTGATTGGCAGCTCTAGCAGCTTGTTCATTTTCATAAGGACCTGGAATGTAATCAGCCAACTTACCTGGTCTCTTTCTTGGTTTACCTTCATCATCTGGTTCATCGTCATATTCTAATTCTTCAGCCATAGCTTTAGCTTCAGAAGTAGTATGAGAAACACCAACCAAGTTTCTCCAAGCAATTCTGTCTAAAGAGTGACAGGCAGCACAAACTTCTCTATAAACTTGGAAACCTCTTCTAATTGATGCATGGTCAAATGTTTCAAACATACCGTTATGAGGCCAGTTGTAAGCTGGTGGATGTAAACCATGTTCTGCTGCAGTCATTGCATCAGCAGTCATAGAATCTTGATACAACAAATATGATGCAGTTAAACCAGTGacaccaacaccaccagCAATGAATTTTTGAACCATTGATTGGTTCATAGTTTTATATGCTGTTCTGAACATTGTTAAACTTGAAATTTGAACTTTTACTATTATAAACTTGTGAAAATTGGAATGTGTTCAATGAAATAGATGTTATTAACGTcgtaattgttgttgttgttgttgttgtcgtcgttgttgttgataaatgaTATATTTTCTCTAGATTGAAACAgctttttatttcaaattatcttTCTAAgggaaaacaaaaaaaaatcaaacagGTTGGAATAATTATTTGGAACAATTCctactttcttttcttatcACAGGTAATAGTAGTTAAAGAATCTGACTAAACTGTAGGATTCAAAGTGATTATTGGATTCTGTTTTCcattcaagttttttttttttcttcctttttcattcaaatttctttcccattgaatgaaaatttattgGGTACTGTATATAGCCGGGACAAAAAGTTTGTTAACAATTATAAAACCCTCAATATTATTGgctgaaaaaaaagacaaccAAATCACCTTAAGAAAAGCAACACTACACTAACAGAAGATTAGTGCGACTACAAATTTGGCAAGCataaatttcttcttggttGTTCTAGCTTCTGCacccacacacacacagTATCAACTAATTTAATGAGCCCAATATGAATACAGAAATGGCATTTGTTAGATGTATGCTAGTGGATCTATAATATATGCGTAATTTGATTGGCTATTTAACTCTAAGTGAAGTTTTCTAATGCAAGCCGCATCATTATTGCTAACTATTATTTGGTATCAAATTTGCTCTGCTACCAACTGATAAACACCAATACCACCATTTTCTAAATAACATCACGGTGAATATCCTGTAGAAATAATTGACAGAAGTTCTTTTTAAGAAGTACGCAAATAATAGATCATATCTGAGTCACTATAAGAAATGCTAAGATTCTGTTTCTACAGTCTGAATCATACACAATTTACTTACCCTTTATCAAACAATTGGCATTATAAACAATCATCGGCATACTTGATATATACTAAAAAAAGTAGTAGTCTCAATTGTACCTTTATTACCTTCCTCTACTACAACACATACTTTCTATTGCATTCGGTCtccaaaataaaatgacCCGAACACTTACAATTACCATTTCTCAACGGGGTTCTCTTTATATGCAACATAATCATCCCAATTAAATAAACTTAATTCTGTTTCATTCCTTATATCTAAATCCCACAAACTTTGTTTATCTCCGTTATTACTTGGATTCACTAAAACCCAATCctcatcattatcaaaattaataacCAAATTCATAGATTTTGATCCATGGGCTTTTGTGTAAATCTTTATCGAGTTATATTCAACATTTCTATATGGTCTCAAAGCACCTGTAGTATTTATAAGTTCATGCAATTTTTCTAATAGTTGTTTTGGAGTGGTTGATTTTAAATCGATATCTTTGATAATGTAATTTTTCACGTTTCTATATGGGAAAGATTTTATGATTCTGACGGTGATCAATGAGTCGGTTGCTGGACGTGCGTTTGAAGTTAATGGATCAGATGACATCAAAAGTAATTGAATCAGTTTTATATAAGTTGAGTAATGAATTTCCTATATCCACAGTTTTCtaaaatttttctctttttccaGAAACAATCTGATAACTAATCTctcaagaagaagagtCGTGTAAAAAGtgttaatttgtttttaactGTTTCTCTAATAATTATAGTGCATACATAAATGATCACGCAGTTGACATTTATTAGTAGcaggagaagaagaaaaaaaaattggtatACTCCCAATGCGTCAATACAGTTTCCATTTTGGGACAAGTCtgtttaaatgatttacaattatgattatgatttATTGTTTCGATTGATTTACCCTTTACATTCCAGTATGTGACTATAAATTGTCCTTGGTATTTTGTTTCTCCTCTCTATCCTGTCTTGTCTTGTCTTTCATATGAACAATACAGTAGTATCCCTGTTTGTCTATTCCATTGGCTAATAACAAAATTACCTCTGGAGTAGTAAGGATTGACGCagataaaacaaaaaggttgctgttgttgtttgaaattacaAACATTGAACTAAAGTCAATGAAAGACAAGATTGCTGTGATTTGTCTACTTTTCTAATTTGGTCCAAGACTATTAAACGCGTAAGGTAATGTCATTGGTCTCATCAACCTTTAAATTTATGTGGGAATTCGAATCGATATTAATCTTAACAATGCGTTTTGTGTTTGACCAGCAATAATAGTAGCAGAAGAACGCTTaaataagaaataaaaagaagttttcaattatacaatggaggaggaggagggaAGAGTTTAAAGAGATTGTGGATTATTGTTAGtgaaaaacaagaaaaacaaaatcgCGTGAAATTTTATCACTATATAAAATTATCTCTCTTACACAAAATGCTAATTGTATCTTtactagtagtagtagtagtagtagtagtagcgATGATTTCTCGCCacgagaaaaaaaaaatttactaACAATAGTTTTTTAAATGCATGGTTTGTTGAAGTACGataatcattcaatttaacATGCACAGTTCAGacatttcattttcttgtttaattttcggttttgttttgttatggtttgttttc
Coding sequences within it:
- a CDS encoding uncharacterized protein (Protein of unknown function; Spider biofilm induced), whose translation is MSSDPLTSNARPATDSLITVRIIKSFPYRNVKNYIIKDIDLKSTTPKQLLEKLHELINTTGALRPYRNVEYNSIKIYTKAHGSKSMNLVINFDNDEDWVLVNPSNNGDKQSLWDLDIRNETELSLFNWDDYVAYKENPVEKW
- the ITR1 gene encoding myo-inositol transporter (MFS inositol transporter; uptake of exogenous inositol; 12 transmembrane motifs; expressed in rich medium; fluconazole, caspofungin repressed; possibly essential (UAU1 method); flow model, rat catheter and Spider biofilm induced), with the protein product MGSSTNNTQSKATPSVLENEVNSSKSSVVSSTSSAKGLLRETTNHGTMETSSVQISESESRPSKMVLVLTLASSISGFMFGYDTGYISSALVQIGTDLSNKILTSGEKEFITSATSLGALLGAVVGGVLANLIGRRRVLLGSNIIFVVGTIIQLAARTVWTMIAGRFVLGWGVGIASLIAPLMISELAPAKYRGRLIVTNVIFITGGQLIAYFINWGLTRVSHGWRVSVGLCMVPPVLQFVLFWFLPDTPRFYVMNGNFEKARQVLRKVHVDPSDEFVNATIDEMIASDSTVPGNGPLQKAWKSIKIIHTTPGNFRALILACGLQGIQQFTGFNSLMYFSATIFETIGFHNATAVSIIIAATNFVFTGIAICIIDKVGRRRILLVGMPCMCISLIVCAVAFHYLNVDFSTGTVVSRGINGWGIVVIIGMILYVASYAIGIGNAAWVGVELFSDVNVRSIGAMYAACTNWAGSLVIASTFLTMLENITPTGTFSFFAGLCFIAFFFVYFLLPDTAGLELEETTDFLSNGFNVKQAAQLSKERKKHSKFAKSKPTV
- the CYT1 gene encoding ubiquinol--cytochrome-c reductase catalytic subunit (Cytochrome c1; induced in high iron; alkaline repressed; possibly an essential gene, disruptants not obtained by UAU1 method; Hap43-repressed; Spider biofilm repressed) — protein: MFRTAYKTMNQSMVQKFIAGGVGVTGLTASYLLYQDSMTADAMTAAEHGLHPPAYNWPHNGMFETFDHASIRRGFQVYREVCAACHSLDRIAWRNLVGVSHTTSEAKAMAEELEYDDEPDDEGKPRKRPGKLADYIPGPYENEQAARAANQGAYPPDLSLIVKARHGGSDYIFSLLTGYPDEPPAGVVLPEGSNYNPYFPGGAIAMGRVLFDDLVEYEDGTPATTSQMAKDVSTFLNWASEPEHDDRKKWGLKALVVLSSLYLLSIWVKRFKWTPIKNRKFRFDPPKK